In Pirellula sp. SH-Sr6A, the DNA window GACCTTCGGAGAACGCTCGACCCGATTGCCGAGCTCAACTGGGGATGTGTTCCTGAGTACGAGATTTGCCACAAGCCGCTTGCCCTCCAGGCAATGGAAATGCAGGGCGCGAAGAGAAAGGACGCACAGCCAGGCTATGGGATGCAAATCCCTTCGTTCGACCCTATCCAGGCGGTCGGGCGTGGCGTTCTTGATGCCGGGTCGATGGTCAGGGCTGCGAGAATGGCCATCAAGGTTCGAAAGAAGAAGGACTCTCCAACAATCCCCTGTGAGACCGTCGAATCGAAATGAGCGACCTAGTATCCGATCCGCTGGAAATGGTGTTCGGTAAATCGATCGTCGGGGCAGAATTGATCTACTCCGAGGCTCGACGGGAAATTTTGCGCGCCATCGAGTCGAGCTTTGAGCCATTCAACACAGACCGCATGATCCGTTCCACAACAGCGGTTCTCAATCGAATGTCCCCGCTGATGATCGATCATCTCACCGATACCGACATGGCTGGATTCGTCACCGGCATGAATGACCTTTCGAAGCAGTTCCCCGCGTGGTTGTGGCGAGAGTTCACCACCGGAATCAGGACGTTCCAAACTCCTCCACCTCTCCCGCCAAACTACTTCCGGCTGATGGATATGTTCGATCCGGAGCCGAGATTGCGATTCCCGTTGATAGAGAAAGCAGCGGAGCGACTGAGCCAGCGAAACGTTCTTACCCGAGACCAATGGGAAGCGGCCAGCATCGACGCGCGAGAGCGAGCGTTTTTCATCACTGGCGATGTGACCAACGACACTATCGCAAAGGTTCGCGATGTGATCGTGAACGACCTGAACGAAGGCGCATCGTTCAAGGAGTTCAAAAAGAAACTCGGCGACACGCTGGAGAAATCCGGAATAGGTCCAGCCCGCGTGGAGAACATCTATCGAACAAACGTACAGGCCGCTTTTCGAGATGGTCGCGAGACCCTTGTCAGTGATCCAATCGTAACAGAGCTGTTCCCTTATCAGCGATACATTGCTGTCCACGACAAGCGAGCCAGGCAGACCCATAAGGACTTAGAGAAATTCGGGCTGAGTGGTACAAACATCTATCGGCGAGATGATCCTTTCTGGGATCGATTTACACCCCCTTGGGATTATCAATGTAGGTGCGGAGTTCGGCCAATGACCGTTGATGCGGCCGCACGCGCAGGAGTCGAGGAGGCTCGACAATGGCTCAAGACGGGTGTTCCTCCGGAGCGCCCAGAATGGCGAGATAGTTTCATTCCGTTTCCACATAACCCCAACTTTGGAACACGCGGAAGGGTTGCGATAGCAGCATGACAAAGGTCTATGCATACAAATGGATGGTAGGGATAGAGAATCTCGATGACCCGGACGCACTTGGGATGCGAGAGGTGATCATTCCAGACGAAGCCAACGACCCGCGTGACATGTTCATAGAGTGCGCGTTGGGCGCGAAGTCCGGCCGAGCCTGCCTCTACTTTCGTCAAACCGATGCAATTGACCTCATTGACTCTACTGAGGAGCTAACGATTCGTTGTTCCGTTCTGTCGCGAGAGGATGACGCGGAAGTCTTCTCGACGGACCAAACAATTGAATGGAAGGGGTATCTCGCATGCGAAATCTCCGAGGTCGATGAGCTCGGTAATGTGTGGCTGACGCTTCGCGACAAGCGGGTTAAGCTCGAGCGCGCCGGTATAGACAGGGTTTTTAATCAAGTTTTTCTCCTAGCAGTCGATGGAGCCGACAATCCGTACACGTTCTACGATGAGCGGTATTGCAAAGCGTCAAATGTCCCTTACAGCAATACTGAGATCGTCGAGGAGATATTCGGCGCAACGGATTTGACAGTTCCAACCCTTAGCGCATCGCCCACGGAAACACCGGCCAACATCCATTGCAAAGGAAGCTGTGCGGAGGTACTCGATGCATTCCTTGCGACTCTCGGATGCACGCTCAAGTTCGACCCTTTTTCTAACGCCCTAAGCATCGTCAGCCTTTCCGCCTCCTACAGTCTCGCAACTCTGACGACCGCCGAGAGCGAGGGAAGGTTGATCG includes these proteins:
- a CDS encoding phage minor head protein, whose amino-acid sequence is MSDLVSDPLEMVFGKSIVGAELIYSEARREILRAIESSFEPFNTDRMIRSTTAVLNRMSPLMIDHLTDTDMAGFVTGMNDLSKQFPAWLWREFTTGIRTFQTPPPLPPNYFRLMDMFDPEPRLRFPLIEKAAERLSQRNVLTRDQWEAASIDARERAFFITGDVTNDTIAKVRDVIVNDLNEGASFKEFKKKLGDTLEKSGIGPARVENIYRTNVQAAFRDGRETLVSDPIVTELFPYQRYIAVHDKRARQTHKDLEKFGLSGTNIYRRDDPFWDRFTPPWDYQCRCGVRPMTVDAAARAGVEEARQWLKTGVPPERPEWRDSFIPFPHNPNFGTRGRVAIAA